In a single window of the Nocardioides sp. L-11A genome:
- a CDS encoding fatty acid desaturase encodes MTGPTVGATVPEGSTERWKDKKRYLWLLGLLIPGFAIIAFVVYAELGWQWVLWIGPILVFGIIPLLDLLAGLDPTNPPDDVLEELENDRYYRWVVFMYLPIQYFAFFGVMAMVVDVNPIAATADLFGIKDWLATNISADLVRDFDLSVVDKIGIAISLGMISGIGINTAHELGHKKESVERWLSKIALAPSFYGHFYIEHNRGHHVRVATPEDPASSRLGESFYTFWFRTVSGSLKSAWSLEAKRYQRKKTHPFHLGNDVLNAWLMSLVLFGAVIALLGPATIPYLLIQMVLGFSLLEIVNYLEHYGMKRQKVGEKQRYERVLPMHSWNSNNIVTNVFLYHLQRHSDHHANPTRRYQTLRDFKESPALPTGYAGMIDLALIPPLWRRVMDRRVVDHLDGDVTLANIKPGKEAAYLAKFPPPDQHRLKTDDLFAQQYVGEVLAARCPGCSYVYEVAAGDEHEGFAAGTAWADIPDDWCCPDCGVREKIDFIPFDPEKIGA; translated from the coding sequence ATGACCGGACCGACCGTGGGCGCGACCGTTCCCGAGGGATCGACCGAGCGGTGGAAGGACAAGAAGCGCTATCTGTGGCTGCTGGGACTGCTGATCCCGGGCTTCGCGATCATCGCGTTCGTCGTGTACGCCGAGCTCGGCTGGCAGTGGGTGCTGTGGATCGGCCCGATCCTGGTCTTCGGAATCATCCCGTTGCTGGACCTGCTCGCCGGGCTCGACCCGACCAATCCGCCCGACGACGTGCTCGAGGAGCTCGAGAACGACAGGTACTACCGGTGGGTCGTCTTCATGTACCTGCCGATCCAGTACTTCGCCTTCTTCGGCGTGATGGCGATGGTGGTCGACGTCAACCCGATCGCCGCCACGGCCGACCTGTTCGGGATCAAGGACTGGCTCGCCACCAACATCAGCGCCGACCTGGTCCGTGACTTCGACCTGTCGGTCGTGGACAAGATCGGCATCGCGATCTCGCTCGGCATGATCAGCGGCATCGGCATCAACACCGCGCACGAGCTGGGCCACAAGAAGGAGTCGGTCGAGCGCTGGCTGTCCAAGATCGCGCTCGCGCCGTCCTTCTACGGCCACTTCTACATCGAGCACAACCGCGGCCACCACGTCCGGGTCGCCACGCCCGAGGACCCGGCGTCCAGCCGGCTGGGCGAGAGCTTCTACACCTTCTGGTTCCGCACGGTCTCGGGCTCGCTGAAGAGCGCCTGGAGCCTGGAGGCGAAGCGCTACCAGCGCAAGAAGACGCACCCCTTCCACCTCGGCAACGACGTCCTCAACGCCTGGTTGATGTCGCTGGTCCTCTTCGGCGCGGTGATCGCGCTCCTCGGCCCGGCGACCATCCCCTACCTGCTCATCCAGATGGTGCTCGGCTTCTCCCTGCTGGAGATCGTCAACTACCTCGAGCATTACGGCATGAAGCGACAGAAGGTCGGTGAGAAGCAGCGCTACGAGCGGGTCCTGCCGATGCACTCGTGGAACTCCAACAACATCGTGACCAACGTCTTCCTCTACCACCTGCAGCGCCACAGCGACCACCACGCCAACCCCACCCGCCGCTACCAGACGCTGCGCGACTTCAAGGAGTCCCCCGCCCTGCCGACCGGGTACGCCGGCATGATCGACCTCGCCCTCATCCCCCCGCTGTGGCGCCGGGTGATGGACCGCCGGGTCGTCGACCACCTCGACGGCGACGTAACCCTCGCCAACATCAAGCCGGGCAAGGAGGCGGCGTACCTCGCGAAGTTCCCGCCGCCGGACCAGCACCGGCTGAAGACCGACGACCTCTTCGCCCAGCAGTACGTCGGCGAGGTGCTCGCCGCGCGCTGCCCCGGCTGCAGCTACGTCTACGAGGTCGCCGCGGGCGACGAGCACGAGGGCTTCGCCGCGGGCACGGCCTGGGCCGACATCCCGGACGACTGGTGCTGTCCCGACTGCGGGGTCCGCGAGAAGATCGACTTCATCCCCTTCGACCCCGAGAAGATCGGAGCCTAG
- a CDS encoding ferredoxin — protein MKITVDIDKCEGLGMCEAMANDYFEVDEDEDKVVILDEAPPEDDRAHVYAAVQACPVLALTLEG, from the coding sequence GTGAAGATCACCGTCGACATCGACAAGTGCGAGGGCCTCGGCATGTGCGAGGCGATGGCCAACGACTACTTCGAGGTGGACGAGGACGAGGACAAGGTCGTCATCCTCGACGAGGCCCCGCCCGAGGACGACCGGGCCCACGTGTACGCCGCCGTGCAGGCCTGCCCGGTGCTCGCGCTCACGCTCGAGGGGTGA
- a CDS encoding TetR family transcriptional regulator, whose translation MATPTLRDRLIEAAVGLTTTAGWAKVTMARLADEVGVSRQTVYNEIGTKGDLAEAMVLRELDRFLAGVTRSFDENPDDLISAIRDSARRVLKYAEDNALLHAVVSATHGADTELLPLLTTHADHLLDGAKLVVADRVAAYDVNLEPDRLEASIDMVVRLVLSHVMQPSAAPARTADDIAWIAEHVLRSDPTDPNVAQQVGSAGFDRG comes from the coding sequence GTGGCCACCCCGACCCTGCGCGATCGCCTGATCGAGGCGGCGGTGGGGCTCACCACCACAGCCGGGTGGGCGAAGGTGACGATGGCGCGGCTGGCCGACGAGGTGGGGGTGAGCCGGCAGACCGTCTACAACGAGATCGGCACCAAGGGCGACCTCGCCGAGGCGATGGTGCTGCGCGAGCTCGACCGCTTCCTCGCCGGCGTGACCCGCTCCTTCGACGAGAATCCCGACGACCTGATCTCGGCGATCCGCGACTCGGCGCGCCGCGTGCTCAAGTACGCCGAGGACAATGCCCTGCTGCACGCCGTCGTGTCCGCCACCCACGGCGCCGACACCGAGCTGCTGCCGCTGCTGACCACCCACGCCGACCATCTCCTCGACGGCGCCAAGCTGGTCGTCGCGGACCGGGTCGCGGCGTACGACGTCAACCTGGAGCCCGACCGTCTGGAGGCCAGCATCGACATGGTGGTGCGCCTGGTGCTGAGTCACGTCATGCAGCCCTCGGCCGCTCCCGCGCGTACCGCCGACGACATCGCCTGGATCGCCGAACACGTCCTACGGTCGGATCCGACGGATCCCAATGTCGCGCAGCAGGTGGGATCCGCCGGATTCGACCGCGGCTGA
- a CDS encoding M15 family metallopeptidase, translated as MRRALTTRPTVGLAAGAALLALTACGTPEKGAEKDATADPSEAAASTSDAPTAAVADPEHAVDPPGAFDGKQYGDDLLLVAEDTISPEDLAIITGVTVRGRPGVAAYTQLSYGQFSVENKLFNIAAVDPGEYRRFTGPDAAPFQPQWDRVAGGEIAVADRLQKDLPIDGNGYLDVEGQKVHVGSWSPGGVDGIDAVVNGRWGQELGLPEDNAVLINTGISSPQVVRDKIEKAFGETRFSINALDIVAQSGIDPGTYQQAIPVGAFSDAVGVFRYTPIGGGRIAPDPAWVAAHIVTEAVPILGTVTCNKYMMPQLKAALGEIQTSGLGDKIDPRQYAGCYYPRFIAGSTQLSNHSFGLALDLNVPGNQRGTVGQMDRVVVAIFKKWGFAWGGDWAYTDPMHFELARIVNPG; from the coding sequence GTGCGACGCGCCCTGACGACCCGGCCGACGGTCGGGCTCGCGGCCGGCGCTGCCCTCCTCGCCCTCACCGCCTGCGGCACGCCGGAGAAGGGTGCCGAGAAGGACGCCACCGCCGATCCCAGCGAGGCCGCGGCCAGCACCTCCGACGCCCCCACCGCCGCGGTCGCCGACCCCGAGCACGCGGTCGACCCGCCGGGCGCCTTCGACGGCAAGCAGTACGGCGACGACCTGCTCCTCGTCGCGGAGGACACGATCTCGCCCGAGGATCTCGCCATCATCACCGGCGTGACGGTGCGTGGCAGGCCTGGCGTGGCGGCGTACACCCAGCTCTCCTACGGCCAGTTCTCGGTGGAGAACAAGCTCTTCAACATCGCGGCCGTCGACCCGGGTGAGTACCGCCGGTTCACGGGCCCCGACGCGGCCCCCTTCCAGCCGCAGTGGGACCGCGTGGCCGGCGGCGAGATCGCGGTCGCCGACCGGCTGCAGAAGGACCTGCCCATCGACGGCAACGGCTACCTCGACGTCGAGGGGCAGAAGGTCCACGTCGGCTCGTGGTCGCCCGGCGGGGTCGACGGCATCGACGCGGTCGTCAACGGCAGGTGGGGCCAGGAGCTCGGCCTCCCCGAGGACAACGCGGTGCTGATCAACACCGGGATCTCGTCCCCGCAGGTGGTGCGGGACAAGATCGAGAAGGCCTTCGGCGAGACCCGCTTCTCCATCAACGCCCTCGACATCGTCGCCCAGAGCGGCATCGACCCCGGCACCTACCAGCAGGCGATCCCCGTCGGCGCGTTCAGCGACGCGGTGGGCGTCTTCCGCTACACGCCCATCGGCGGCGGCCGGATCGCGCCCGACCCGGCGTGGGTGGCGGCCCACATCGTGACCGAGGCGGTGCCGATCCTCGGCACGGTCACCTGCAACAAGTACATGATGCCGCAGCTCAAGGCGGCCCTCGGTGAGATCCAGACCAGCGGTCTGGGCGACAAGATCGACCCGCGCCAGTACGCCGGCTGCTACTACCCGCGCTTCATCGCCGGCTCCACCCAGCTGTCGAACCACTCGTTCGGGCTGGCGCTCGACCTCAACGTGCCCGGCAACCAGCGTGGCACCGTCGGCCAGATGGACCGGGTCGTGGTCGCGATCTTCAAGAAGTGGGGCTTCGCCTGGGGTGGTGACTGGGCCTACACCGACCCCATGCACTTCGAGCTGGCGCGGATCGTCAATCCGGGGTGA
- a CDS encoding CaiB/BaiF CoA-transferase family protein: MTFALGQGTGPLQGLKVVEIAGIGPSPHACMILADLGADVIRVERPGGQMLTGGSHDLLNRGRPSVALNLKDPDAVATVLDLVEQADVLVEGMRPGVAERLGFGPEECHARNPRLVYGRMTGWGQDGPWSQAAGHDMNYIAITGTLHGLGQVKDRPQFPTNLVGDFGGGSTYLVIGILAAVLEARTSGEGQVVDAAIVDGTASLNAMTSAFLAGGGFKEERAANLLDGGAPYYDIYETADGEHMSVGALEPQFYDLFVELLGIKDTVPDRWDVAKTDELRELITSTFKTRTRDEWCAIFDGTDACVAPVLRMSEAPEHPHIKGREVFVEHEGIVQPQPAPRFSRTRATLSHPPAAGAGAHTREALAAWGVQDVDGLIERGAAVQITS; the protein is encoded by the coding sequence ATGACGTTCGCGCTGGGTCAGGGAACCGGTCCGCTCCAGGGCCTCAAGGTCGTCGAGATCGCGGGGATCGGGCCGAGCCCGCACGCCTGCATGATCCTGGCCGACCTGGGGGCCGACGTGATCCGGGTTGAGCGGCCCGGCGGGCAGATGCTGACCGGCGGCTCCCACGATCTGCTCAACCGCGGCCGCCCGAGCGTGGCGCTGAACCTCAAGGACCCCGACGCGGTCGCGACCGTGCTCGATCTCGTCGAGCAGGCCGATGTGCTGGTCGAGGGGATGCGGCCGGGCGTGGCGGAGCGGCTCGGGTTCGGGCCGGAGGAGTGCCACGCACGCAACCCGCGACTGGTCTACGGACGGATGACCGGCTGGGGCCAGGACGGGCCGTGGTCACAGGCCGCCGGCCATGACATGAACTACATCGCCATCACCGGCACCCTCCACGGGCTGGGGCAGGTCAAGGACCGGCCGCAGTTCCCGACCAACCTGGTGGGCGACTTCGGCGGCGGCTCGACGTACCTCGTCATCGGCATCCTGGCCGCGGTCCTCGAGGCGCGGACGTCGGGCGAAGGCCAGGTCGTCGACGCCGCGATCGTCGACGGCACCGCCAGCCTCAACGCGATGACGTCGGCCTTCCTCGCCGGTGGCGGGTTCAAGGAGGAGCGGGCCGCGAACCTGCTCGACGGCGGCGCGCCGTACTACGACATCTACGAGACGGCCGACGGCGAGCACATGTCGGTCGGTGCGCTGGAGCCGCAGTTCTACGACCTGTTCGTCGAGCTGCTCGGCATCAAGGACACCGTCCCCGACCGCTGGGACGTCGCGAAGACCGACGAGCTGCGCGAGCTGATCACCTCGACGTTCAAGACCAGGACCCGCGACGAGTGGTGCGCGATCTTCGACGGCACCGACGCCTGCGTCGCGCCGGTGCTGCGGATGAGCGAGGCCCCGGAACACCCGCACATCAAGGGCCGCGAGGTGTTCGTCGAGCACGAGGGGATCGTGCAGCCGCAGCCCGCGCCGCGGTTCTCCCGCACCCGCGCCACCCTCTCGCACCCGCCCGCCGCCGGCGCCGGCGCGCACACCCGCGAGGCGCTCGCGGCCTGGGGGGTGCAGGACGTCGACGGGCTGATCGAGCGCGGCGCTGCGGTGCAGATCACGTCCTGA
- a CDS encoding DEAD/DEAH box helicase, whose product MTTTFADLGVPTALLDVLAADQIVVPTPIQAATLPDSLKGRDVLGRGRTGSGKTYAFGLPLVSRLIAGGTPRRPAPKRPRALVLAPTRELASQIAATVAPLAKAAGLRTTTVFGGVGQGPQVNALRDGVDILIACPGRLEDLIGQGHCSLADVQVTVLDEADHMADLGFLPAVRRLLDRTPKDGQRMLFSATLDNAIDVLVKRYLRDPAVHEADSAQSPVAKMDHHVLHLEREQRLPVLLDLVSAPGRTVVFTRTKHGAKALARQLNKNGVPAVDLHGNLSQGARTRNMEAFHSGTATTLVATDIAARGIHVDDVSLVVHADPPAEHKAYLHRSGRTARAGAAGTVITLMTSEQRGDVRALTRAAGITPTTTRIQGPDHPVLQDLAPGERNRPGGIDLTPAAPQGNGGGNGGGGNGSKGGGRRRPAGKKPAAKKSGGQRSGQGQSTAQSAGAKSGGGNRNRSRSRSRGAGSGSGGGHSAASFSSGRR is encoded by the coding sequence GTGACCACCACCTTCGCCGATCTCGGCGTGCCCACTGCCCTGCTCGACGTCCTGGCGGCCGACCAGATCGTCGTCCCCACGCCGATCCAGGCCGCCACCCTGCCGGACTCGCTGAAGGGCCGCGACGTCCTCGGCCGCGGCCGCACCGGCTCCGGCAAGACCTACGCCTTCGGCCTGCCGCTGGTGTCCCGGCTGATCGCCGGCGGTACGCCGCGGCGCCCGGCACCGAAGCGTCCGCGCGCCCTCGTGCTGGCGCCGACCCGCGAGCTCGCGTCCCAGATCGCGGCGACCGTCGCCCCGCTCGCCAAGGCCGCGGGCCTGCGCACGACCACCGTCTTCGGCGGCGTCGGCCAGGGCCCCCAGGTCAACGCCCTGCGCGACGGCGTCGACATCCTGATCGCCTGCCCCGGCCGGCTCGAGGACCTCATCGGTCAGGGCCACTGCAGCCTCGCCGACGTCCAGGTCACCGTGCTCGACGAGGCCGACCACATGGCGGATCTGGGCTTCCTGCCCGCCGTCCGCCGGCTGCTCGACCGGACGCCGAAGGACGGCCAGCGGATGCTGTTCTCCGCGACGCTCGACAACGCGATCGACGTCCTGGTCAAGCGCTACCTGCGCGACCCGGCCGTGCACGAGGCCGACTCCGCGCAGTCGCCGGTGGCCAAGATGGACCACCACGTGCTGCACCTCGAGCGCGAGCAGCGTCTGCCCGTCCTGCTGGACCTGGTCAGCGCGCCCGGGCGCACCGTGGTCTTCACCCGCACCAAGCACGGCGCCAAGGCCCTGGCCCGCCAGCTGAACAAGAACGGCGTCCCCGCGGTCGACCTGCACGGCAACCTCAGCCAGGGCGCGCGTACCCGCAACATGGAGGCCTTCCACAGCGGTACGGCGACCACGCTGGTCGCGACCGACATCGCCGCCCGCGGCATCCACGTCGACGACGTCTCCCTCGTCGTGCACGCCGACCCGCCGGCCGAGCACAAGGCCTACCTGCACCGTTCCGGCCGTACGGCGCGCGCCGGTGCCGCCGGCACGGTGATCACCCTGATGACCAGCGAGCAGCGCGGCGACGTCCGGGCGCTGACCCGCGCGGCCGGCATCACGCCGACCACCACCCGGATCCAGGGCCCCGACCACCCGGTGCTGCAGGACCTCGCCCCCGGCGAGCGCAACCGCCCCGGCGGCATCGACCTCACCCCCGCCGCCCCCCAGGGCAACGGCGGCGGCAACGGCGGCGGTGGCAACGGGAGCAAGGGCGGCGGTCGCCGTCGCCCCGCGGGCAAGAAGCCGGCGGCCAAGAAGTCCGGCGGCCAGCGCTCGGGGCAGGGGCAGAGCACGGCCCAGTCGGCCGGCGCGAAGTCCGGTGGCGGCAACCGCAATCGGTCCCGCTCGCGCTCGCGTGGTGCCGGCTCGGGTTCGGGCGGCGGCCACAGCGCGGCGAGCTTCAGCTCCGGCCGCCGCTGA
- a CDS encoding alpha/beta hydrolase fold domain-containing protein, with product MRRWLAGGAALASAVVTARRCRSILAAAPGMRPWNALVPYSIGSTRELALLRRLYPDAAEPAPGVDVETHRPDGVPVFVHRPSGPASGPRPALLWFHGGGLIAGTAVADHALCGRLAVELEVVVVAVDYRLAPEHPFPAALDDGATALAFLRSAADRLGVDPARIAVGGASAGGGLAASLAQRSHDRGEPPLAFQLLVYPMLDDRTTLRRPAAGVGRLGWTPRSNRFAWRAYLGRSPRPADAPPYAAAARRADLAGLPPAWLGVGALDLFRDEVADYGRRLAAAGVPVEVHVEPRMFHGADLAFPDHPGARRFRSRMVTTLAEALAADPVTPAQ from the coding sequence ATGCGGCGATGGCTGGCCGGTGGTGCGGCGCTCGCGTCTGCCGTGGTGACGGCGCGGCGCTGCCGGTCGATCCTGGCGGCGGCACCGGGGATGCGTCCGTGGAACGCGCTCGTGCCGTACTCCATCGGCAGCACCCGGGAGCTGGCCCTCCTGCGCCGGCTCTACCCGGACGCGGCCGAGCCGGCGCCCGGAGTCGACGTCGAGACGCACCGGCCCGACGGCGTACCGGTCTTCGTCCACCGCCCCTCCGGCCCGGCCTCGGGACCGCGCCCCGCTCTGCTGTGGTTCCACGGCGGGGGACTGATCGCGGGGACCGCGGTCGCCGACCACGCCCTGTGCGGGCGGCTGGCCGTGGAGTTGGAGGTCGTGGTGGTGGCCGTGGACTACCGGCTGGCGCCCGAGCACCCGTTCCCGGCGGCGCTCGACGACGGCGCGACCGCGCTCGCGTTCCTGCGCTCCGCGGCTGATCGGCTGGGTGTCGACCCGGCGCGGATCGCGGTGGGCGGTGCCAGCGCGGGTGGCGGCCTCGCGGCGTCGCTGGCCCAGCGGTCCCACGACCGCGGCGAGCCGCCCCTCGCCTTCCAGCTGCTGGTCTATCCGATGCTCGACGACCGCACCACCCTGCGCCGTCCGGCGGCCGGAGTCGGCCGGCTGGGCTGGACACCCCGCTCCAACCGGTTCGCGTGGCGGGCCTATCTCGGCCGGTCGCCGCGGCCGGCCGATGCTCCGCCGTACGCCGCGGCGGCCCGGCGCGCCGACCTCGCCGGCCTGCCCCCGGCGTGGCTCGGCGTGGGGGCGTTGGACCTCTTCCGCGACGAGGTCGCCGACTACGGACGGCGGCTCGCCGCGGCCGGCGTACCGGTCGAGGTCCACGTCGAGCCGCGGATGTTCCACGGAGCCGACCTGGCCTTCCCGGACCACCCGGGCGCGCGGCGCTTCCGGTCGCGGATGGTCACCACGCTGGCGGAGGCGCTGGCGGCCGACCCGGTCACACCGGCGCAGTAA
- a CDS encoding MerR family transcriptional regulator, which translates to MVKSEGPADGVTHDASAEDPAADLLTLEELTVRVGLTVRTVRFYTSRGLVPPPIRRGRSGYYSAVHIARIELVLELQSHGFTLSAIERYVAGIPEDATPEDIALARTMLAPWQSDLPVEMDRAQLERKAGRTLSAEDVATLQALGVLRVRGASYLVASNQLAIGVRLLELGFPREVAVAAAAVYQEHGEQMAKELYEVINDKLAPLYDDAATSGHFREIMERLKPLSVGGLVTAYEAAVARAARSPRRPS; encoded by the coding sequence ATGGTCAAGAGCGAGGGGCCGGCGGACGGTGTGACCCACGACGCATCCGCCGAGGACCCGGCGGCCGACCTCCTCACCCTCGAGGAGCTCACCGTCCGGGTCGGACTGACGGTGCGCACGGTGCGGTTCTACACCTCGCGCGGGCTGGTCCCGCCGCCGATCCGGCGCGGCCGGTCCGGCTACTACTCGGCGGTCCACATCGCCCGGATCGAGCTGGTGCTGGAGCTGCAGAGCCACGGCTTCACGCTCTCCGCGATCGAGCGCTATGTCGCCGGCATCCCCGAGGACGCAACCCCCGAGGACATCGCGCTGGCCCGCACCATGCTCGCGCCCTGGCAGTCCGACCTCCCCGTCGAGATGGACCGCGCCCAGCTGGAGCGGAAGGCCGGGCGGACCCTGTCGGCCGAGGACGTCGCCACCCTGCAGGCCCTCGGTGTGCTGCGCGTGCGCGGGGCGTCGTACCTCGTGGCGAGCAACCAGCTCGCGATCGGTGTGCGGCTCCTGGAGCTCGGCTTCCCCCGCGAGGTCGCGGTCGCTGCCGCGGCGGTCTACCAGGAGCACGGCGAGCAGATGGCCAAGGAGCTCTACGAGGTCATCAACGACAAGCTCGCGCCGCTGTACGACGACGCCGCGACCTCCGGACACTTCCGCGAGATCATGGAGCGGCTCAAGCCGCTCTCGGTGGGCGGGCTGGTGACGGCGTACGAGGCCGCGGTGGCCCGCGCCGCGCGGAGTCCGCGTCGTCCGTCCTGA
- a CDS encoding acetyl-CoA C-acetyltransferase — translation MAEAFVYDHLRTPRGRGKANGSLHEVKPVDLAVGLLGAVQERNPGLDTHRIDDVILGVVSPIGDQGGDIAKTAAIAAGLPDTVAGVQLNRFCASGLEAVNQAAGRVRGGFEDLIVAGGVESMSRVPMGSDGGAWASDPATAFKAGFVPQGIGADLIATLEGWNREDVDAYAAESHHRAAKAQANGYFDGAIVPVKDISGLTILDRDETVRPDTSVEGLAGLKPSFAQLGADAGFDDVALEKYHWVEKINHVHHAGNSSGIVDGAALTLIGNEQVGQDLGLTPRARIIATAVSGADPIIMLTGPAPAARKALAKAGLEVGDIDLFEINEAFAAVAMRFMRDMGIGHDITNVNGGAIAMGHPLGATGAMILGTLIDELERRDLRRGLATLCVGGGMGIATIVERV, via the coding sequence ATGGCAGAAGCATTCGTGTACGACCACCTCCGCACGCCGCGCGGCCGGGGCAAGGCCAACGGCTCTCTCCACGAGGTGAAGCCCGTCGACCTCGCCGTCGGACTGCTCGGCGCCGTGCAGGAGCGCAATCCCGGACTCGACACCCACCGCATCGACGACGTGATCCTCGGTGTCGTCTCGCCGATCGGCGACCAGGGTGGCGACATCGCCAAGACCGCGGCCATCGCCGCCGGCCTGCCGGACACCGTCGCCGGCGTCCAGCTCAACCGCTTCTGCGCCTCCGGGCTGGAGGCCGTCAACCAGGCCGCCGGCCGGGTCCGCGGCGGGTTCGAGGACCTGATCGTCGCCGGTGGCGTCGAGTCGATGAGTCGGGTGCCGATGGGCTCCGACGGCGGCGCCTGGGCGTCCGACCCCGCCACGGCCTTCAAGGCGGGCTTCGTGCCGCAGGGCATCGGTGCCGACCTGATCGCGACCCTCGAGGGCTGGAACCGCGAGGACGTCGACGCCTACGCCGCCGAGTCGCACCACCGCGCCGCCAAGGCGCAGGCCAACGGCTACTTCGACGGCGCGATCGTGCCGGTCAAGGACATCAGCGGCCTGACCATCCTCGACCGCGACGAGACCGTCCGCCCCGACACCTCCGTCGAGGGTCTCGCCGGCCTCAAGCCGTCCTTCGCCCAGCTCGGCGCCGACGCCGGCTTCGACGACGTGGCGCTGGAGAAGTACCACTGGGTCGAGAAGATCAACCACGTCCACCACGCCGGCAACAGCTCGGGCATCGTCGACGGCGCCGCGCTGACCCTGATCGGCAACGAGCAGGTCGGTCAGGACCTCGGCCTCACCCCGCGGGCCCGCATCATCGCGACCGCGGTCTCCGGTGCGGACCCGATCATCATGCTGACCGGCCCGGCTCCCGCCGCCCGCAAGGCGCTGGCCAAGGCCGGCCTCGAGGTCGGCGACATCGACCTGTTCGAGATCAACGAGGCGTTCGCCGCGGTCGCGATGCGGTTCATGCGCGACATGGGCATCGGTCACGACATCACCAACGTCAACGGCGGCGCCATCGCCATGGGCCATCCGCTCGGCGCCACGGGAGCGATGATCCTCGGCACCCTGATCGACGAGCTCGAGCGGCGTGACCTGCGCCGCGGCCTCGCCACGCTGTGCGTCGGCGGCGGCATGGGCATCGCCACGATCGTCGAGCGCGTCTGA